In a single window of the Bacillus mycoides genome:
- the ligA gene encoding NAD-dependent DNA ligase LigA — translation MSKEIAKKRIEELRDLLNTFNYQYHVLDNPSVSDAEYDRDMQELIKLEAENPEFMSEDSPSIRVGGTVLDIFEKVTHKSPMLSLGNAFNEGDLRDFDRRVHQGIDDANVRYICELKIDGLAVSLHYEKGRFIQGATRGDGITGEDITQNLKTIKAIPLRLNEEVTLEARGEAYMPKRSFVKLNEEKEQNGEDVFANPRNAAAGSIRQLDPKIAAKRNLSMFVYGLANVEEKTIPSHSESLDFLGELGFKTNPNRRTCETIEDVIAYVEEWQEKRPHLDYEIDGIVIKVDDVAIQESLGTTAKSPRWAIAYKFPAEEVVTRLTGIELSVGRTGVVTPTAELEPVRVAGTIVRRASLHNEDLIREKDIRIGDYVVVKKAGDIIPEVVNVIFDKRTGEEEEYHMPTHCPACESELVRLEEEVALRCINPTCPAQIREGLIHFVSRNAMNIDGLGERVITQLFDADYIRTFADLYSLTKEQLLELERFGEKSATNLVQAIENSKENSLERLLFGLGIRHVGAKAARTFAEHFETMDELVKATEEELKTINEIGEKMAQSVVTYFDNEDVLELLQQFKEYGVNMAYKGMKIADLQNVESYFAGKTVVLTGKLEVMGRSEAKKNIEALGGKVTGSVSKSTDLVVAGEAAGSKLAQAEKHNVEVWNEERFLQELNK, via the coding sequence ATGTCAAAAGAGATAGCCAAAAAACGTATAGAAGAACTGCGTGATTTGTTAAATACATTTAACTATCAATATCACGTATTAGACAATCCTTCTGTTTCTGATGCGGAATATGACCGTGATATGCAGGAGCTTATAAAATTAGAAGCAGAGAACCCAGAGTTTATGAGTGAAGACTCTCCCTCCATTCGCGTTGGGGGGACTGTTCTTGATATATTTGAAAAGGTAACGCATAAATCACCAATGTTAAGTTTAGGAAACGCGTTTAATGAAGGAGATTTGCGTGATTTTGATCGAAGAGTACATCAGGGAATTGATGATGCGAATGTAAGATATATATGCGAATTAAAAATTGACGGACTTGCTGTTTCACTTCATTATGAAAAAGGACGCTTCATTCAAGGAGCAACACGTGGTGATGGTATAACGGGTGAAGATATTACCCAAAACTTAAAAACGATTAAAGCTATCCCGCTGCGTTTAAATGAAGAAGTAACGTTAGAAGCACGAGGCGAGGCTTATATGCCGAAGCGTTCATTCGTTAAATTAAATGAAGAAAAAGAGCAAAATGGTGAAGATGTATTTGCGAATCCACGTAATGCGGCAGCAGGATCGATACGCCAACTTGATCCGAAAATTGCAGCGAAGCGTAACTTATCTATGTTTGTGTATGGTCTTGCTAATGTAGAAGAAAAAACAATTCCATCCCACAGTGAATCACTGGATTTCTTAGGTGAGCTTGGATTTAAGACGAATCCAAATCGTCGTACATGTGAAACAATTGAAGACGTAATAGCCTATGTAGAAGAGTGGCAAGAAAAACGCCCGCATCTTGATTATGAGATTGACGGAATCGTTATAAAAGTAGACGATGTTGCTATTCAAGAAAGCTTAGGAACTACAGCAAAGAGTCCAAGATGGGCAATAGCTTATAAATTCCCAGCTGAAGAAGTTGTGACGAGATTAACAGGGATTGAATTAAGTGTCGGCCGCACAGGAGTTGTAACACCAACTGCAGAGCTGGAGCCAGTGCGAGTAGCCGGAACTATTGTCCGTCGTGCTTCTTTACATAACGAAGATTTAATTCGTGAAAAGGATATTCGAATTGGTGACTACGTTGTTGTGAAAAAGGCTGGAGATATTATTCCTGAAGTTGTGAACGTTATTTTTGATAAGCGTACTGGTGAGGAAGAAGAATATCATATGCCAACGCATTGTCCAGCATGTGAGAGTGAACTTGTTCGTTTAGAAGAAGAAGTAGCACTTCGATGTATAAATCCGACTTGCCCAGCTCAAATTCGTGAAGGATTAATCCATTTCGTTTCAAGAAATGCAATGAATATTGATGGACTTGGAGAACGTGTAATTACACAACTCTTTGATGCGGATTATATTCGTACGTTTGCTGATTTATATTCATTGACGAAAGAGCAATTATTAGAACTAGAACGTTTCGGTGAAAAATCAGCAACAAATTTAGTCCAAGCAATTGAGAATTCTAAGGAAAACTCATTAGAGCGATTATTATTCGGTCTTGGTATTCGTCATGTCGGTGCGAAAGCGGCACGTACATTTGCTGAGCATTTCGAAACGATGGATGAGCTTGTGAAAGCGACGGAAGAAGAATTAAAAACAATTAATGAGATTGGTGAAAAAATGGCTCAATCCGTTGTAACGTATTTCGATAATGAAGACGTATTAGAGCTATTACAACAATTTAAAGAGTATGGCGTGAACATGGCATACAAAGGTATGAAAATTGCTGATTTACAAAATGTTGAATCGTACTTTGCAGGAAAAACTGTCGTCTTAACAGGGAAATTAGAAGTTATGGGACGCAGTGAAGCGAAGAAGAATATTGAGGCATTAGGTGGAAAAGTAACAGGAAGTGTTAGTAAAAGTACGGATTTAGTTGTTGCTGGTGAAGCTGCTGGTTCGAAATTAGCGCAAGCAGAGAAGCACAATGTTGAAGTTTGGAATGAAGAGAGGTTCTTACAAGAGCTGAATAAGTAA
- the pcrA gene encoding DNA helicase PcrA has product MSTTDKLLNGLNPQQQKAVQTTNGPLLLMAGAGSGKTRVLTHRIAYLLGEKGVAPWNVLAITFTNKAAREMRERIDKLVGPEAEDIWISTFHSMCVRILRRDIDRIGINRNFTILDSGDQLTVVKKIMKERNIDPKKFEPRSILAGISNAKNELLSADKYAKKITIADPYEKLTSDVYTEYQKRLLKNNSLDFDDLIMTTIQLFERVPEVLEFYQRKFQYIHVDEYQDTNKAQYLLVKHLAARFKNLCVVGDSDQSIYRWRGADISNILSFEKDYENAQVILLEQNYRSSQNILNAANAVIEKNSNRKPKKLWTDNQIGSKISYYRAATEKDEAYFVAKKIRDDIQMGKRKYTDFAVLYRTNAQSRMVEEIFLKSNIPYKIVGGTKFYDRKEIKDILAYLRLIGNPDDEISFARIINMPKRGIGATSIDKIINYGVQNGISLTAVFDEIEHVGVSAKITKAVKEFASLLHNWVNMQEYLSVTELVEEVIEKTGYRDMLKNERSLEAEGRLENLDEFLSVTQTFESQSEDKSLVAFLTDLALVADIDRVDEDPTAGEEVILMTMHSAKGLEFPVVFIVGLEEGIFPHTRSLMEEDEMQEERRLAYVGITRAEEELYLSNAQMRTLFGRTSMNAASRFITEIPAELVEPLNETAPKRETSFGAKGRTTSATTTRSRSAFARPAVKTTGGEQIGWGIGDKAAHQKWGVGTVVSVKGEGDSKELDIAFPSPIGIKRLLAKFAPVTKQ; this is encoded by the coding sequence ATGAGTACGACAGATAAGTTATTAAATGGTTTAAATCCGCAGCAACAAAAAGCAGTACAAACAACAAATGGACCACTTCTATTAATGGCAGGCGCAGGTAGTGGGAAAACACGTGTGTTAACACACCGTATTGCATATTTACTTGGTGAAAAAGGTGTGGCGCCATGGAATGTACTAGCAATTACCTTTACAAATAAAGCTGCTCGTGAAATGCGTGAGCGTATTGATAAACTTGTTGGACCAGAAGCAGAAGATATTTGGATTTCTACGTTCCACTCTATGTGTGTACGTATTTTACGACGTGATATCGATCGTATTGGTATTAATCGTAACTTTACAATCTTAGATTCAGGCGATCAGTTAACTGTAGTCAAAAAAATTATGAAAGAGCGCAATATTGATCCGAAGAAATTTGAGCCGCGCTCTATTTTAGCCGGTATTAGTAATGCGAAAAATGAACTGTTATCTGCAGATAAATATGCAAAAAAAATTACAATCGCTGACCCATATGAAAAATTAACGAGCGATGTATATACAGAATATCAAAAACGTCTTTTGAAAAATAACTCATTAGACTTTGATGATTTAATTATGACAACGATTCAGCTATTTGAACGTGTTCCAGAAGTACTAGAGTTTTATCAGCGTAAGTTCCAATATATTCACGTTGATGAGTATCAAGATACGAACAAAGCTCAGTACCTTCTTGTTAAACATTTAGCAGCACGTTTTAAAAATCTTTGCGTTGTAGGTGATTCTGATCAGTCTATTTACCGCTGGCGCGGGGCTGACATTTCTAACATTTTGTCATTCGAAAAAGACTATGAGAATGCGCAAGTTATCTTGTTAGAACAAAATTATCGTTCGTCACAAAATATTTTAAATGCAGCGAATGCTGTAATTGAAAAAAATTCAAACCGTAAACCGAAGAAATTATGGACAGACAATCAAATTGGAAGCAAAATCTCGTATTATCGTGCTGCAACTGAAAAGGACGAAGCGTATTTTGTTGCGAAAAAAATTCGTGATGATATTCAAATGGGGAAACGAAAATATACTGATTTTGCAGTGTTATATCGTACAAATGCCCAGTCTCGTATGGTCGAGGAGATTTTCCTGAAATCTAATATCCCTTACAAAATCGTCGGAGGTACTAAGTTCTACGACCGTAAAGAGATTAAAGACATTTTGGCGTACTTACGTTTAATTGGGAATCCAGATGATGAGATTAGTTTTGCACGTATTATAAACATGCCAAAGCGCGGGATTGGTGCGACTTCTATAGATAAAATTATTAATTATGGTGTGCAAAACGGAATCTCATTAACTGCTGTATTTGATGAGATTGAGCATGTTGGTGTAAGTGCAAAAATAACAAAAGCAGTAAAAGAATTCGCAAGTTTATTACACAACTGGGTAAATATGCAAGAGTATTTATCTGTTACAGAATTAGTAGAAGAAGTTATTGAGAAGACAGGCTATCGCGATATGTTGAAAAATGAGCGTTCTTTAGAAGCAGAAGGTCGTTTAGAAAACTTAGACGAGTTTTTATCTGTTACACAAACATTTGAATCCCAAAGCGAAGATAAGAGCCTTGTTGCATTCTTAACAGACTTAGCTCTTGTTGCGGATATTGATCGTGTAGATGAAGATCCAACTGCTGGTGAAGAAGTTATTTTAATGACGATGCACTCAGCAAAAGGATTAGAGTTCCCAGTTGTCTTTATTGTTGGCTTAGAGGAAGGGATATTCCCGCATACTCGTTCTCTTATGGAAGAGGATGAAATGCAAGAAGAGCGTCGTCTTGCCTATGTAGGTATTACTCGTGCAGAAGAAGAGCTATACTTATCTAATGCTCAAATGCGTACTTTATTTGGTAGAACAAGTATGAATGCAGCATCTCGATTTATTACAGAAATTCCGGCAGAATTAGTAGAACCATTAAACGAAACAGCACCGAAGCGTGAAACTTCGTTTGGTGCAAAAGGAAGAACGACAAGCGCAACTACAACACGCTCTCGTTCAGCTTTCGCGCGTCCGGCTGTTAAGACGACAGGTGGCGAGCAAATTGGCTGGGGAATAGGCGATAAAGCTGCTCACCAGAAGTGGGGAGTCGGTACAGTTGTAAGTGTAAAGGGTGAAGGAGATTCAAAAGAATTAGATATTGCGTTCCCAAGCCCAATTGGTATTAAACGTTTATTAGCAAAATTTGCACCTGTGACGAAACAATAG
- a CDS encoding heptaprenylglyceryl phosphate synthase: protein MYDISKWKHVFKLDPNKELSDEHLEMICESGTDAVIVGGSDGVTIDNVLHMLVSIRRYAVPCVLEVSDVEAITPGFDFYYIPSVLNSRKVEWVTGVHHEALKEFGDIMDWDEIYMEGYCVLNPEAKVAQLTDTKCDLTEDDVIAYARLADKLLHLPIFYLEYSGTYGDIELVKNVKAELKQAKLYYGGGISNAEQAKEMAQYADTVVVGNIIYDDIKSALKTVKAVKGE from the coding sequence ATGTACGATATTTCCAAATGGAAACATGTATTTAAGCTTGATCCAAATAAGGAGTTAAGTGACGAACATTTAGAAATGATTTGTGAATCTGGAACGGATGCTGTTATTGTAGGCGGAAGTGATGGAGTGACAATTGATAACGTATTACACATGCTAGTTAGCATTCGTAGATATGCAGTGCCTTGTGTGTTAGAGGTTTCTGATGTGGAGGCAATTACACCAGGATTTGATTTTTATTACATCCCAAGTGTTTTAAATAGCCGAAAAGTAGAATGGGTAACAGGTGTTCATCATGAGGCATTGAAAGAATTTGGAGATATTATGGACTGGGACGAAATTTACATGGAAGGGTATTGTGTTTTAAACCCAGAAGCGAAAGTAGCCCAGCTTACAGATACAAAATGTGATTTAACAGAAGATGATGTTATTGCATATGCGCGTTTAGCAGACAAGCTATTACATTTACCGATATTCTATTTAGAATATAGCGGGACGTATGGAGACATTGAGCTTGTTAAAAATGTAAAAGCAGAATTGAAACAAGCTAAGCTATATTATGGCGGTGGTATTTCTAATGCAGAACAAGCGAAAGAAATGGCGCAGTATGCTGATACAGTAGTTGTTGGAAATATTATTTATGATGATATAAAATCGGCATTAAAAACAGTTAAAGCAGTAAAAGGAGAGTAG
- a CDS encoding YgaP family membrane protein yields the protein MKQNIGTISALIRITLGLILFGCSTAKLVRKPWCTWSKVLLWIGAMKIAEGIVRFCPIVEACKFGKYMNMSAFKMPSMNFTEKGHNKEEVNSASSHDKPKSKSDGSYDTSDKEIESAIEELILAKPL from the coding sequence ATGAAGCAAAACATCGGCACAATTAGTGCTCTAATTCGAATTACACTCGGACTCATCCTCTTCGGTTGTAGTACAGCTAAACTCGTACGTAAACCTTGGTGCACTTGGTCTAAAGTTTTGCTATGGATTGGTGCCATGAAAATTGCGGAGGGAATCGTTCGTTTCTGCCCTATTGTTGAAGCCTGTAAGTTTGGAAAATATATGAATATGAGCGCATTTAAAATGCCTAGCATGAATTTCACTGAAAAAGGACATAATAAAGAAGAAGTTAATTCAGCTTCCAGTCATGACAAGCCAAAGTCAAAGTCAGATGGAAGTTATGACACTTCTGACAAAGAGATTGAGTCAGCGATTGAAGAATTAATCCTGGCAAAACCGCTTTGA
- a CDS encoding SPFH domain-containing protein — protein sequence MKEKQVFYVNGFLGVIGILVLAAIGVFCLVQEMFVIAILALILASVLATGIGIVQPNQAKVITFFGSYLGTIRQNGLFLTIPFAFRQTVSLRVENFNSKKLKVNDVEGNPIEIAAVIVYKVVDSAKAMFGVEHYDRFVEIQSETAIRHVATKYPYDNFQDETCITLRGNTEEISEELKRELEARLEIAGVEVLETRLTHLAYATEIAHAMLQRQQAKAVLAARKEIVEGAVKMAKDSIHMLDEEGVLELDDERKANMVNNLLVAIVSDKGAQPVINTGSLY from the coding sequence ATGAAAGAAAAACAAGTATTTTATGTTAATGGATTTCTCGGCGTTATTGGAATTTTAGTTTTAGCCGCTATCGGTGTATTTTGCCTTGTACAAGAAATGTTTGTAATAGCTATTTTAGCTCTCATATTAGCATCTGTTTTAGCTACAGGTATCGGTATCGTTCAACCGAATCAAGCGAAAGTTATTACGTTCTTCGGTAGTTATTTAGGAACAATTCGTCAAAATGGTTTATTTTTAACAATTCCATTCGCGTTTCGTCAAACTGTATCTTTACGTGTTGAAAACTTTAACAGTAAGAAATTAAAAGTAAACGATGTTGAGGGCAATCCAATTGAAATTGCAGCCGTTATCGTATATAAAGTTGTTGATTCCGCAAAAGCAATGTTTGGTGTTGAGCATTACGATCGATTCGTAGAAATTCAAAGCGAAACAGCAATCCGCCACGTTGCTACAAAATATCCTTATGATAATTTCCAAGATGAAACTTGTATCACGTTACGAGGAAATACTGAAGAAATCTCTGAAGAATTAAAGCGTGAGTTAGAAGCACGCCTTGAAATCGCTGGCGTAGAAGTATTAGAAACTCGTTTAACGCATTTAGCTTACGCAACAGAAATTGCCCATGCAATGCTCCAACGTCAACAAGCAAAAGCAGTATTAGCTGCTAGAAAAGAGATTGTTGAAGGTGCTGTGAAGATGGCGAAAGATTCAATCCATATGTTAGATGAAGAAGGCGTACTGGAACTCGATGACGAGCGTAAAGCAAATATGGTGAACAATTTATTAGTTGCCATCGTTTCAGATAAAGGTGCGCAACCAGTTATTAATACAGGAAGCCTATACTAA
- a CDS encoding toxin-antitoxin system HicB family antitoxin, protein MAKKKSFPLRIDPELHAVIEKWANDEFRSVNAHIEYLLREMAKQKGKLKKNKDA, encoded by the coding sequence ATGGCCAAAAAGAAAAGCTTTCCATTACGTATTGATCCTGAATTACACGCAGTCATCGAAAAATGGGCGAATGATGAGTTTCGTAGCGTCAATGCACACATCGAGTATTTACTTCGAGAAATGGCAAAGCAAAAAGGAAAATTAAAAAAAAATAAAGATGCATAA
- the purD gene encoding phosphoribosylamine--glycine ligase: protein MNVLVIGRGGREHALAWKFAQSEKVEKIYVAPGNEGMRDVATPVDIDENDFDALVLFAKENNVGLTFVGPEIPLMNGIVDRFKEEGLRVFGPNKAAAVIEGSKAFTKELMKKYDIPTAAYETFTDYEEAVKYIQKVGAPIVIKADGLAAGKGVTVAMTLEEALQAVKEMLQDVKFGAASKKVVIEEFLDGQEFSLMAFVNGTTVYPMVIAQDHKRAFDGDKGPNTGGMGAYSPVPQIPESAVQEAIQTVLHPTAKAMIQENRSFTGILYAGLILTNDGPKVIEFNARFGDPETEVVLPRLENDLVDVCNAVLDESELTLQWSKEAVIGVVLASKGYPEAYKKGEIINGLDALQDVIVFHAGTAMKHGDFVTNGGRVLFVACKANSLQEAKDKVYKEIGKIESDGLFYRSDIGYRAIGHEMTKS, encoded by the coding sequence ATGAATGTTTTAGTAATTGGCCGTGGTGGACGTGAGCATGCTTTAGCTTGGAAGTTTGCACAATCTGAAAAGGTAGAAAAAATATATGTAGCGCCAGGTAATGAAGGTATGCGAGACGTTGCAACACCAGTTGATATTGATGAGAATGATTTTGATGCATTAGTCTTATTCGCAAAAGAAAACAATGTAGGCTTAACTTTCGTTGGACCAGAAATTCCACTTATGAATGGAATCGTTGATCGCTTTAAGGAAGAGGGACTTCGTGTATTTGGACCTAATAAAGCGGCTGCTGTTATTGAAGGTAGTAAAGCTTTTACGAAAGAATTGATGAAAAAGTATGATATTCCAACTGCGGCATATGAAACTTTTACAGACTATGAAGAGGCAGTAAAGTACATTCAGAAAGTTGGTGCACCGATCGTAATTAAGGCAGATGGGTTAGCTGCTGGTAAAGGTGTAACGGTAGCAATGACGCTTGAAGAGGCATTACAAGCTGTGAAAGAAATGCTACAAGATGTGAAATTCGGCGCAGCAAGCAAGAAGGTCGTTATTGAAGAGTTTTTAGATGGACAAGAATTTTCATTAATGGCATTTGTAAATGGAACAACTGTGTATCCAATGGTAATTGCTCAAGATCATAAACGAGCTTTTGATGGTGATAAAGGTCCTAATACAGGCGGAATGGGTGCATATTCCCCAGTACCACAAATTCCGGAATCAGCGGTTCAAGAAGCGATTCAAACAGTATTACATCCAACTGCTAAAGCGATGATCCAAGAAAATCGTTCGTTTACAGGAATTTTATATGCGGGGCTTATTTTAACGAATGATGGTCCAAAGGTAATTGAGTTCAATGCACGCTTTGGCGATCCTGAAACGGAAGTTGTATTACCACGCTTAGAAAATGATTTAGTTGATGTATGTAACGCTGTATTAGATGAAAGTGAATTAACGTTACAATGGTCAAAGGAAGCAGTTATTGGTGTCGTACTTGCTTCGAAAGGATATCCAGAAGCATATAAAAAAGGTGAAATTATTAACGGATTAGATGCACTGCAAGATGTAATAGTTTTCCATGCGGGTACAGCGATGAAACATGGTGACTTTGTAACAAACGGTGGCCGTGTATTATTTGTTGCTTGTAAGGCGAATAGTTTACAAGAAGCGAAAGATAAGGTCTATAAAGAAATCGGTAAAATTGAGAGTGATGGTTTATTTTACCGAAGTGATATAGGATATCGTGCAATTGGGCATGAGATGACGAAAAGCTAA